In Allorhodopirellula heiligendammensis, one DNA window encodes the following:
- a CDS encoding transposase — MPRQARGEVLDPSEVQVVHCIQRCVRRAFLCGDDPLTGTSYEHRRGWIRDRLEFLASVFAIDCLTFSVMHNHIHLVLRSRADVAAAWSDDEVARRWLRLFPRRRNEDGSPAEPTKPELDMILNQPEVLSERRTRLSDISWWMRCTAENIARRSNAEDEVRGHFWEGRYRAQILLDESSLLVCAAYVDLNPIRAALAETPETSDYTGAKARIDDLSERQDRRRPSTHDWERSRARRRSGWMSPVEIDEQSDKVGPAMESSGRRASSKGFLPVSMERYLELLDWTGRQLRADKIGSIPAHLTPILQRIGLDTHGWCDVVRKFGRIFKRAAGTPESLAGEACRRGQGWLCASGNPLGLSAV, encoded by the coding sequence ATGCCTCGTCAAGCTCGTGGTGAAGTTCTCGATCCATCCGAAGTGCAGGTGGTGCATTGCATTCAGCGGTGCGTGCGCCGTGCGTTTCTTTGCGGCGATGATCCGTTGACGGGGACCTCGTACGAACATCGGCGTGGCTGGATTCGTGATCGCCTGGAGTTCCTGGCTTCGGTCTTTGCGATCGATTGCTTGACTTTTTCGGTGATGCACAACCACATTCATCTGGTCCTACGCAGTCGGGCGGATGTGGCGGCAGCTTGGTCGGACGATGAAGTGGCCCGGCGTTGGCTGCGACTATTCCCCCGGCGGCGAAACGAGGACGGTTCGCCTGCGGAGCCCACGAAGCCGGAGCTGGACATGATCCTCAACCAACCCGAAGTGTTGTCGGAACGTCGCACTCGACTGTCCGATATCAGCTGGTGGATGCGGTGCACCGCTGAGAATATTGCGCGGAGGAGCAATGCTGAAGACGAGGTTCGCGGGCACTTTTGGGAAGGTAGATACCGAGCGCAAATTTTGCTCGATGAATCCAGTTTGCTGGTGTGCGCGGCGTACGTTGATCTGAATCCGATTCGTGCTGCGCTGGCGGAAACTCCGGAGACCAGTGATTACACCGGAGCGAAGGCTCGGATTGACGATTTGAGCGAGCGGCAGGATCGGCGTCGGCCTAGCACCCATGATTGGGAGCGGAGTCGGGCTCGGCGTCGCAGTGGTTGGATGAGCCCAGTCGAGATTGACGAACAGTCCGACAAGGTTGGTCCTGCGATGGAGTCCTCTGGACGCCGGGCCAGCAGCAAGGGGTTTCTTCCGGTGTCGATGGAGCGGTATCTGGAACTTCTCGATTGGACGGGGCGCCAGTTGCGTGCTGATAAGATCGGCAGCATTCCAGCCCATCTGACCCCGATCTTGCAGCGAATTGGCTTGGACACGCATGGCTGGTGCGATGTGGTGCGGAAATTCGGTCGGATCTTCAAACGAGCGGCAGGCACACCGGAGAGCCTTGCGGGCGAAGCATGCCGTCGCGGGCAGGGATGGCTGTGCGCCAGCGGGAATCCGCTGGGCCTCTCAGCGGTCTGA
- a CDS encoding P-II family nitrogen regulator translates to MKLIIAIIQPSRLDAVKEALTRVEVHRLTVVDCQGFGRQRGQTGGMRGRDYGVNLLRKVQLQIGVNEEFVQPTIDAILAGGRSSEQGELGDGKIFVLPIDDCIRIRTGERGSDAI, encoded by the coding sequence ATGAAGCTCATCATTGCCATTATTCAGCCCTCGCGGCTTGACGCCGTCAAAGAGGCCCTGACCCGAGTCGAAGTCCATCGCTTGACTGTGGTAGATTGTCAGGGGTTTGGTCGTCAGCGAGGCCAGACCGGTGGCATGCGCGGCCGCGACTACGGCGTCAATTTGCTACGAAAAGTACAGCTGCAGATAGGAGTTAACGAAGAATTCGTGCAGCCAACAATCGATGCGATCCTGGCCGGCGGGCGCAGTAGCGAACAAGGTGAACTCGGCGACGGTAAGATTTTTGTACTCCCCATCGACGACTGCATTCGCATCCGCACTGGTGAGCGCGGCAGCGACGCGATTTGA
- a CDS encoding sigma 54-interacting transcriptional regulator: MAAYLAIQNGQEKGTQYPLDRDRPMHIGRANGCDIMLSDPNSSRFHAVVYYEDYAWHLRDTNSRNGTLVNGQRVDDARLIDQTRVVIGKTALLLISSDDESGSGEDLSQTVYEDVECWKSRDAEVVREAGDLIEQPQHLLDLYQLSLALLHGQKPDDVIDTTLELLHARTYSEMTGLAIDGGDGRWKMRRQFPKKSPPVKLDRAQLRRVTKSGEVYLNEIPDPSDSDGGTMQRLLVPITADERVLGVLIFHRNSEPYGDALIDLALGAAGLLAMGLTQSTLTENLRVEHQRIANRNADQGELIGESAPMRKLKERIERVGRASGSVLIRGESGSGKELVARAVHRAGNRNDRPMLTVNCAAIPRDLLESQLFGHKRGSFTGADSDHVGLFEQADQGTLFLDEIGEMSMEGQAKLLRILEGHPFLPVGASKQVRVDVRVIAATNRDLTEFVRDGRFREDLFYRLSVFELPVPPLRDRDEDINILIDHFLVHFLLQHGRPQLTLSATARERLLSYAWPGNVRQLRNVIDSAVVMADEPEIVDDDLGLRDAGLSNIDTLRIDVWEKRLIEKALNRSSGGVPEAAKLLGISRATAYRKITEYDIERA, from the coding sequence CGCCCGATGCACATCGGTCGCGCCAACGGCTGTGACATCATGCTGTCGGATCCCAACAGCAGCCGGTTCCATGCGGTCGTCTATTATGAGGATTATGCGTGGCACTTGCGTGATACTAACAGCCGTAATGGCACCCTCGTCAATGGACAGCGTGTCGACGACGCGCGCTTGATTGACCAGACGCGAGTTGTGATTGGCAAGACCGCATTGTTGCTGATTTCCAGCGACGATGAATCGGGTTCCGGTGAAGACTTGTCCCAGACGGTCTACGAAGACGTCGAGTGCTGGAAGTCTCGCGACGCCGAAGTGGTTCGTGAAGCAGGTGATTTGATCGAGCAGCCTCAGCATCTGCTCGACCTCTATCAACTCAGCCTGGCGCTCCTGCATGGTCAGAAACCGGATGACGTGATCGATACCACGCTCGAGCTTTTACATGCGCGAACGTACTCTGAAATGACAGGGCTGGCGATCGACGGCGGGGACGGGCGTTGGAAGATGCGCCGACAATTCCCCAAGAAGAGTCCTCCGGTGAAACTTGATCGCGCTCAATTGCGACGCGTCACTAAGAGCGGCGAAGTTTACCTCAATGAAATCCCGGACCCATCCGATAGCGATGGCGGGACGATGCAGCGTCTGCTGGTTCCTATCACAGCGGACGAACGGGTGCTCGGAGTGCTGATTTTTCATCGCAACTCAGAACCCTACGGTGATGCATTGATCGACCTGGCGCTCGGCGCGGCGGGGCTGCTCGCGATGGGACTGACGCAGTCAACACTCACCGAGAACTTGAGGGTGGAGCATCAACGCATCGCCAATCGCAATGCGGACCAAGGTGAGTTGATCGGTGAGAGCGCCCCCATGCGTAAGCTAAAGGAGCGGATCGAACGAGTGGGACGGGCCAGCGGCTCGGTGCTGATTCGTGGCGAAAGCGGCTCGGGCAAGGAACTCGTTGCACGGGCAGTCCACCGGGCCGGCAACCGCAATGACCGCCCGATGTTGACAGTGAACTGTGCGGCCATCCCCCGTGATTTGCTCGAAAGCCAACTGTTCGGACATAAAAGAGGATCATTCACTGGCGCCGACAGCGACCATGTTGGTCTATTCGAACAGGCCGATCAGGGAACGCTGTTTCTTGATGAAATCGGTGAGATGAGTATGGAAGGGCAAGCCAAACTGCTGCGGATCCTAGAAGGCCATCCTTTTCTGCCGGTCGGTGCTAGCAAGCAGGTTCGCGTGGACGTGCGCGTGATCGCCGCGACCAATCGCGATTTGACCGAGTTTGTTCGTGACGGCCGTTTTCGAGAGGACCTGTTCTACCGCCTGAGTGTATTCGAATTGCCCGTTCCGCCACTGCGGGATCGTGACGAAGACATCAATATCTTGATCGATCACTTCCTCGTTCACTTTTTATTACAGCACGGTCGACCGCAATTGACGCTCTCGGCGACGGCGCGCGAACGCTTGCTCTCGTACGCATGGCCGGGCAATGTTCGTCAATTACGCAATGTGATCGACAGTGCCGTCGTGATGGCTGATGAACCGGAGATTGTTGACGATGACTTAGGTCTGCGTGACGCGGGGCTCTCGAACATCGACACGCTGCGAATTGATGTATGGGAAAAACGTTTGATCGAAAAAGCACTCAACCGCTCCAGCGGTGGGGTGCCCGAAGCCGCCAAACTGCTCGGCATCAGCCGCGCCACCGCGTATCGGAAAATCACTGAATACGACATTGAACGCGCGTGA
- a CDS encoding glycosyltransferase: MSARRAILSAPGSRGDVNPVVAIGRSLAARGYECHVSVAEPYADVVRDAGMHANVVIDSDAFHAVASQREFWRPISGARRVLGEVAEQFFYPHLKFLDEMAEPGRTVLVAHPLDFASRVFRETVPTCPLSSIHLAPSMMRHPEMPPRLMPDCGWFRAAMPVGWPRLNRLSYWLGDRYLIDRAIGPVINESRHARAGLPPRRRLMQDWCRSPDQLLGLYPAWFAPEIAEHYSAGTSNNASLQCVGFPLDDGIEPVSALELPTDRPLLVTTGSAHPGDQDFVLEVARLCQPWQIPVVWCCPANPGGVQHPNLRSVGYVPLGQWLPRCHAVIHHGGIGTTSRAINAGVPQMIRPLAFDQFDNAARVERFELGLYLRRDSDLPATLTKLLAREHFVPPSTGTNVPAAEQAAMLIDSLMK, translated from the coding sequence GTGAGCGCCCGTCGAGCGATCCTGTCAGCCCCAGGCTCACGGGGCGACGTTAATCCGGTCGTTGCGATCGGCCGAAGCCTTGCTGCTCGTGGCTACGAGTGCCACGTTAGTGTTGCTGAACCCTACGCAGACGTCGTTCGCGACGCTGGCATGCATGCCAATGTGGTGATCGATAGTGACGCTTTTCACGCGGTCGCATCTCAGAGGGAGTTCTGGCGTCCCATTTCCGGTGCCCGCCGTGTGCTTGGCGAAGTCGCAGAACAGTTCTTTTATCCGCATCTCAAGTTCCTCGATGAGATGGCCGAGCCTGGCCGCACCGTGCTGGTCGCCCATCCATTAGATTTTGCGTCTCGGGTATTTCGAGAAACCGTTCCCACATGTCCTCTGTCGAGCATCCATCTTGCCCCCTCGATGATGCGGCACCCGGAAATGCCTCCGCGGTTAATGCCGGATTGCGGTTGGTTTCGTGCCGCGATGCCAGTGGGCTGGCCACGTTTAAATCGACTTTCGTACTGGCTCGGCGATCGCTATCTGATCGATCGAGCGATCGGTCCTGTGATCAACGAATCCCGACACGCTCGAGCGGGCCTGCCGCCTCGTAGACGGTTGATGCAAGACTGGTGCCGGTCGCCCGATCAGCTGCTCGGATTGTATCCAGCGTGGTTTGCACCTGAAATTGCTGAACATTACTCCGCGGGTACCTCCAACAATGCGTCCTTGCAGTGCGTTGGGTTCCCGCTCGACGATGGAATCGAGCCTGTCAGTGCATTGGAACTTCCTACCGATCGTCCCTTGCTTGTGACGACTGGATCGGCCCATCCCGGCGATCAGGACTTTGTGCTGGAGGTTGCCAGGCTCTGTCAGCCATGGCAAATTCCTGTCGTATGGTGTTGCCCTGCGAACCCTGGCGGAGTCCAGCATCCCAATCTGCGCAGCGTCGGATACGTGCCGCTGGGTCAGTGGTTACCCCGCTGCCATGCCGTTATTCACCACGGCGGGATCGGCACGACCAGCCGGGCCATCAACGCCGGCGTCCCCCAGATGATCCGCCCGCTGGCCTTCGACCAATTCGATAATGCGGCGCGGGTCGAACGCTTCGAGTTGGGATTATATCTTCGCCGAGATAGCGACCTCCCCGCCACGCTCACCAAGCTACTCGCACGTGAGCATTTTGTGCCGCCGTCGACGGGTACCAATGTTCCAGCGGCGGAGCAGGCGGCCATGCTGATCGACAGCCTAATGAAATAG